A genome region from Brassica oleracea var. oleracea cultivar TO1000 chromosome C2, BOL, whole genome shotgun sequence includes the following:
- the LOC106322585 gene encoding tRNA dimethylallyltransferase 9-like isoform X2, producing the protein MVIIHSGLVLTRTCSSRLQPPYLVLRRRFSGGATACSVSLNGKRNSEKEKVIVISGPTGAGKSRLALELAKCLNGEIISADSVQVYKGLDVGSAKPSATDRKEVPHHLIDILHPSRDYSVGQFFEDGRQATKDILSRGRVPIVTGGTGLYLRWFIYGKPDVPKPSPEIVSEVYDMLIDFQNEYNWDGAVEFVVNAGDQKASSLPRNDWYRLRRSLEILKSTGSPPSSFPVPYDSFRENLNSHDANNDFDENSSSADISVQKIETDLDYDFLCFFLSSPRVDLYRSIDFRCEDMLSGANGVLTEARWLLDLGLLPNTSSATRAIGYRQAMEYLSKCRRQGGVSSPGEFYWFLNKFQQASRNFAKRQMTWFRCEPMYHWLNASRPLDTILEFIYDAYEKEGETLVVPDSLRMNKDLRNSREANALKGYRPRNRHFVGREDCSSVLEWISSEGCKSEVSCVEGTTT; encoded by the exons ATGGTGATTATTCACAGTGGCCTAGTTTTAACCCGTACGTGTTCCTCGAGATTGCAACCACCGTACCTTGTATTGCGCCGGAGATTCTCCGGAGGAGCCACGGCTTGCTCTGTTTCTCTGAACGGGAAGAGAAACTCAGAAAAGGAGAAGGTGATTGTGATTTCAGGTCCCACCGGCGCAGGGAAAAGCAGACTCGCCCTGGAGCTAGCTAAGTGTCTCAACGGCGAAATCATCAGTGCTGACTCCGTTCAG GTGTACAAAGGCCTTGATGTTGGATCAGCCAAGCCATCAGCAACCGATAGAAAG GAGGTGCCACATCATCTGATCGACATTTTGCATCCATCTCGAG ACTACTCTGTGGGGCAATTCTTCGAAGATGGGCGTCAAGCTACTAAAGACATTCTTAGTAGAGGGCGTGTTCCCATAGTTACAGGTGGCACTGGATTGTACCTGAGATG GTTTATCTATGGGAAGCCAGACGTGCCTAAACCTTCTCCAGAGATCGTCTCTGAGGTTTACGATATGCTAATTGATTTTCAAAACGAGTATAACTGGGATGGAGCTGTTGAGTTTGTGGTCAACGCTGGTGATCAAAAAGCCTCTTCTTTACCTCGTAATGATTGGTACAGACTACGGCGTAGCCTTGAGATACTCAAG TCAACAGGATCTCCTCCGTCTTCCTTTCCCGTTCCATACGATTCTTTTCGAGAAAATCTGAATTCTCATGATGCCAACAACGACTTTGACGAGAATAGTTCATCTGCTGATATCTCTGTCCAAAAGATAGAGACGGATTTGGACTATGACTTCCTCTGTTTTTTCCTGTCTAGCCCTCGCGTTGATCTCTACAGATCTATTGATTTTAGATGTGAAGACATGCTTTCAG GTGCTAATGGAGTGTTGACAGAAGCTAGATGGCTTCTTGATCTTGGTCTCCTTCCTAACACAAGCTCTGCAACTCGTGCCATTGGGTACAGACAG GCAATGGAATATCTATCGAAATGTCGTAGACAAGGAGGTGTAAGCTCCCCTGGAGAATTCTATTGGTTTTTGAATAAATTTCAGCAAGCATCCAG GAACTTTGCAAAAAGGCAAATGACATGGTTTAGGTGTGAGCCTATGTACCACTGGCTCAATGCTTCTAGACCTCTG GATACAATACTTGAATTCATTTATGATGCATATGAGAAGGAAGGGGAGACGCTGGTGGTGCCAGATTCTCTCAGGATGAACAAAGACTTGAGAAACTCTCGAGAAGCTAATGCACTAAAGGGGTACCGCCCCAGAAACAG GCATTTCGTAGGACGAGAGGATTGTTCATCGGTGTTGGAGTGGATCAGTAGTGAAGGATGTAAGAGTGAAGTTTCATGCGTGGAAGGAACAACAACGTAA
- the LOC106321903 gene encoding probable receptor-like protein kinase At5g20050 produces the protein MEDKKANIIATISILALIIVIITARVTLKLSKTFYLIAGVDISLILAVICFLVIRRRYNRERKILVSKYVSEGRELRIEYSFLRKVAGVPTKFKLEDLEEATDGFRIQIGKGGSGSVFKGVLKDGSQVAVKRIEGEEKGEREFRSEVAAIASVQHKNLVRLYGYSSVNRQRFLVYAYIPNSSLDVWIFRNRRSRGCLTWDQRYQVAVDVAKALAYLHHDCRSKILHLDVKPENILLDENYRAVVTDFGLSKLIARDESRVVTEIRGTCGYLAPEWLLEHGISEKSDVYSYGIVLLEVIGGRRSIMKVEVEETNKKTNEKSKKKKLEYFPRIVNQKMRERKVMEIVDERVEAGDEGQVMKLVCVALWCIQEKAKNRPDMAMVIEMLEGRVPVSEPPDSQLVVVDLLAAGDDDDATNGVRRVVEVPRLHIQRERHFRLPSICSSIISPISPR, from the coding sequence ATGGAGGACAAGAAAGCAAACATAATCGCCACCATATCCATCTTAGCCCTTATCATAGTAATAATCACCGCCAGAGTTACTCTAAAGCTCTCCAAAACGTTTTACCTCATCGCCGGCGTCGACATCTCCCTGATCCTCGCCGTGATCTGTTTCCTCGTAATCCGCCGCCGCTACAACAGAGAGAGAAAGATCCTAGTGTCAAAGTACGTCTCCGAAGGCAGAGAGCTCCGGATCGAGTACAGCTTCCTCCGGAAAGTCGCCGGAGTCCCGACCAAGTTCAAGCTCGAGGATCTCGAGGAAGCCACCGACGGGTTCCGGATCCAGATCGGGAAAGGCGGGTCGGGCTCCGTCTTCAAAGGAGTCCTCAAAGACGGAAGCCAAGTCGCCGTGAAGAGAATCGAAGGAGAGGAGAAAGGAGAAAGAGAGTTTAGGTCAGAGGTGGCCGCCATAGCTTCCGTGCAGCACAAGAATCTAGTTCGTCTTTACGGTTACTCGTCGGTGAATCGCCAGAGGTTCCTCGTCTACGCGTACATACCAAACTCGTCTCTCGACGTGTGGATCTTCCGGAACAGGAGATCCAGAGGATGCTTGACGTGGGACCAAAGGTACCAAGTCGCTGTCGATGTAGCGAAAGCCCTAGCTTATCTTCACCATGACTGTAGGTCAAAGATCTTGCATCTTGACGTGAAGCCAGAGAACATTCTCCTCGATGAAAACTACAGAGCGGTGGTTACAGACTTTGGACTCTCCAAGCTGATAGCTAGAGACGAGAGCCGAGTTGTGACGGAGATTCGCGGCACGTGCGGATACCTAGCTCCAGAGTGGCTTCTAGAACATGGTATCTCTGAAAAGTCTGACGTTTACAGCTACGGAATCGTGTTGCTGGAAGTGATCGGAGGGAGGAGAAGTATAATGAAGGTAGAGGTCGAGGAAACGAACAAAAAGACGAACGAGAAGAGCAAGAAGAAGAAGCTGGAGTACTTTCCGAGGATAGTGAACCAGAAGATGAGAGAAAGAAAGGTAATGGAAATTGTAGATGAACGGGTGGAGGCAGGTGATGAAGGGCAAGTGATGAAGCTGGTGTGTGTGGCTCTTTGGTGTATACAGGAGAAGGCAAAGAATAGGCCTGATATGGCTATGGTGATTGAGATGCTTGAAGGGAGAGTTCCGGTGAGTGAGCCGCCTGATTCGCAGCTAGTTGTGGTCGATCTTTTGGCAGCTGGTGATGATGATGATGCGACGAATGGTGTACGACGTGTTGTGGAGGTACCGAGGTTGCATATTCAGAGGGAAAGGCATTTTCGTTTGCCGTCTATTTGTTCTAGTATCATATCTCCCATTTCTCCACGGTAG
- the LOC106322585 gene encoding tRNA dimethylallyltransferase 9-like isoform X1 has product MVIIHSGLVLTRTCSSRLQPPYLVLRRRFSGGATACSVSLNGKRNSEKEKVIVISGPTGAGKSRLALELAKCLNGEIISADSVQVPMSHFHLLLVYKGLDVGSAKPSATDRKEVPHHLIDILHPSRDYSVGQFFEDGRQATKDILSRGRVPIVTGGTGLYLRWFIYGKPDVPKPSPEIVSEVYDMLIDFQNEYNWDGAVEFVVNAGDQKASSLPRNDWYRLRRSLEILKSTGSPPSSFPVPYDSFRENLNSHDANNDFDENSSSADISVQKIETDLDYDFLCFFLSSPRVDLYRSIDFRCEDMLSGANGVLTEARWLLDLGLLPNTSSATRAIGYRQAMEYLSKCRRQGGVSSPGEFYWFLNKFQQASRNFAKRQMTWFRCEPMYHWLNASRPLDTILEFIYDAYEKEGETLVVPDSLRMNKDLRNSREANALKGYRPRNRHFVGREDCSSVLEWISSEGCKSEVSCVEGTTT; this is encoded by the exons ATGGTGATTATTCACAGTGGCCTAGTTTTAACCCGTACGTGTTCCTCGAGATTGCAACCACCGTACCTTGTATTGCGCCGGAGATTCTCCGGAGGAGCCACGGCTTGCTCTGTTTCTCTGAACGGGAAGAGAAACTCAGAAAAGGAGAAGGTGATTGTGATTTCAGGTCCCACCGGCGCAGGGAAAAGCAGACTCGCCCTGGAGCTAGCTAAGTGTCTCAACGGCGAAATCATCAGTGCTGACTCCGTTCAGGTCCCAATGTCACACTTCCATCTTTTACTT GTGTACAAAGGCCTTGATGTTGGATCAGCCAAGCCATCAGCAACCGATAGAAAG GAGGTGCCACATCATCTGATCGACATTTTGCATCCATCTCGAG ACTACTCTGTGGGGCAATTCTTCGAAGATGGGCGTCAAGCTACTAAAGACATTCTTAGTAGAGGGCGTGTTCCCATAGTTACAGGTGGCACTGGATTGTACCTGAGATG GTTTATCTATGGGAAGCCAGACGTGCCTAAACCTTCTCCAGAGATCGTCTCTGAGGTTTACGATATGCTAATTGATTTTCAAAACGAGTATAACTGGGATGGAGCTGTTGAGTTTGTGGTCAACGCTGGTGATCAAAAAGCCTCTTCTTTACCTCGTAATGATTGGTACAGACTACGGCGTAGCCTTGAGATACTCAAG TCAACAGGATCTCCTCCGTCTTCCTTTCCCGTTCCATACGATTCTTTTCGAGAAAATCTGAATTCTCATGATGCCAACAACGACTTTGACGAGAATAGTTCATCTGCTGATATCTCTGTCCAAAAGATAGAGACGGATTTGGACTATGACTTCCTCTGTTTTTTCCTGTCTAGCCCTCGCGTTGATCTCTACAGATCTATTGATTTTAGATGTGAAGACATGCTTTCAG GTGCTAATGGAGTGTTGACAGAAGCTAGATGGCTTCTTGATCTTGGTCTCCTTCCTAACACAAGCTCTGCAACTCGTGCCATTGGGTACAGACAG GCAATGGAATATCTATCGAAATGTCGTAGACAAGGAGGTGTAAGCTCCCCTGGAGAATTCTATTGGTTTTTGAATAAATTTCAGCAAGCATCCAG GAACTTTGCAAAAAGGCAAATGACATGGTTTAGGTGTGAGCCTATGTACCACTGGCTCAATGCTTCTAGACCTCTG GATACAATACTTGAATTCATTTATGATGCATATGAGAAGGAAGGGGAGACGCTGGTGGTGCCAGATTCTCTCAGGATGAACAAAGACTTGAGAAACTCTCGAGAAGCTAATGCACTAAAGGGGTACCGCCCCAGAAACAG GCATTTCGTAGGACGAGAGGATTGTTCATCGGTGTTGGAGTGGATCAGTAGTGAAGGATGTAAGAGTGAAGTTTCATGCGTGGAAGGAACAACAACGTAA
- the LOC106326598 gene encoding uncharacterized protein LOC106326598: MQRLQISSRPSEEFLINLSPDSSSPDNLVVYDVAKKDLMLHNNSYKSANGDRAIHVIPLVLFLCAFVLWAFSSAPTTSTN, encoded by the coding sequence ATGCAGAGGTTACAGATTAGTTCTCGGCCATCCGAAGAATTTCTGATTAACCTCTCCCCTGATTCTTCAAGCCCCGACAATCTCGTGGTCTATGACGTCGCCAAGAAGGACCTGATGCTTCACAACAACAGTTACAAGTCTGCTAACGGAGACAGAGCTATTCACGTAATCCCTCTTGTTCTCTTTCTATGTGCTTTTGTTCTTTGGGCTTTTTCAAGTGCTCCTACTACTAGCACTAATTAA